Proteins encoded within one genomic window of Nonomuraea gerenzanensis:
- a CDS encoding fatty acyl-AMP ligase has translation MIPFAETLGELLAFRARENAAKVVYRFLPDGERESHSLTFARLELEVRALAARLAEHAAPGERALILAPDSADFIRAFLACQYAGVIAVPIYPPMPFDARRGTSNLRAIAQDCAPAVVLFAGPDGYERFIRDNSPEIAALPWLGADEIDEGRAGFEPVPADPAGISFLQYTSGSTASPKGVMVSHRALLAQERLLHEIGDFSQDSVIVSWLPLFHDMGLIGNVLLALYAGCEAVLMPPLAFVQQPVRWLRAISTYRATVSGGPNFAYELCVRRVPVQDRQGLDLSSLRAAFNGAEPVRASTLEAFTAAYAPHGLDPRALYPCYGLAEVTLMATGSPVGGGPVTLDVHLDELQEGRLVTGGGHRIVGSGRPGPRRRLEIVDPVTCLPVRPGHVGEIWLAGPDVTDGYWGRPEESEEVFGARLTDTFEGPFLRTGDLGVLHDGELFVSGRLKDLIIVGGRNHYPQDLEATAETAHPMVRRGCVVAFGDAPLVVVAEVKPGATEEQLGQVRAAVRTAVAAGHGVQVDEVVLIAAGTMPKTSSGKLQRRACRAAHESGTLTAAVPALQLEGAS, from the coding sequence ATGATTCCCTTTGCAGAGACTCTCGGGGAGTTACTCGCTTTCCGGGCCCGGGAGAACGCCGCCAAAGTCGTCTACCGCTTTCTCCCGGACGGCGAGCGTGAATCTCACTCGCTCACCTTCGCCCGGCTCGAACTGGAGGTCCGCGCGCTGGCCGCCCGGCTCGCCGAACACGCGGCGCCGGGCGAGCGCGCCCTGATCCTCGCACCCGACTCGGCCGATTTCATCCGCGCGTTCCTGGCCTGTCAGTACGCCGGCGTCATCGCCGTCCCCATTTACCCGCCGATGCCGTTCGACGCCCGGCGCGGCACGTCGAACCTGCGGGCCATCGCCCAGGACTGCGCGCCCGCCGTGGTCCTGTTCGCGGGACCTGACGGGTACGAGCGGTTCATCCGCGACAACTCCCCCGAGATCGCGGCGCTGCCGTGGCTCGGGGCCGACGAGATCGACGAGGGCCGGGCCGGTTTCGAGCCGGTGCCCGCCGACCCCGCCGGGATCTCGTTCCTCCAGTACACCTCGGGGTCCACCGCCTCGCCGAAGGGCGTCATGGTCAGCCACCGGGCGCTGCTCGCCCAGGAGCGGCTGCTGCACGAGATCGGCGACTTCAGCCAGGACTCGGTCATCGTGAGCTGGCTGCCGCTCTTCCACGACATGGGGCTGATCGGCAACGTGCTGCTCGCGCTGTACGCGGGCTGCGAGGCCGTGCTCATGCCGCCGCTGGCGTTCGTGCAGCAGCCGGTCCGCTGGCTGCGGGCCATCTCCACCTACCGGGCGACCGTGTCCGGCGGGCCGAACTTCGCCTACGAGCTGTGCGTGCGGCGGGTGCCCGTACAGGATCGGCAGGGTCTGGACCTGAGCAGCCTGCGGGCCGCCTTCAACGGCGCCGAGCCGGTACGGGCGAGCACGCTGGAGGCGTTCACCGCCGCGTACGCGCCGCACGGGCTCGACCCGCGCGCCCTGTACCCCTGCTACGGGCTGGCCGAGGTCACGCTGATGGCCACCGGCTCGCCGGTCGGCGGCGGCCCCGTCACCCTGGACGTGCACCTCGACGAGCTGCAGGAGGGCCGGCTGGTCACCGGCGGCGGCCACCGCATCGTCGGCTCCGGCCGCCCCGGCCCGCGCCGGCGGCTGGAGATCGTGGACCCGGTGACCTGCCTGCCCGTGCGGCCCGGCCACGTGGGCGAGATCTGGCTCGCCGGGCCCGACGTGACCGACGGCTACTGGGGCAGGCCGGAGGAGAGCGAGGAGGTCTTCGGCGCCCGCCTGACCGACACCTTCGAGGGCCCGTTCCTGCGCACCGGCGACCTCGGCGTCCTGCACGACGGCGAGCTGTTCGTCTCGGGACGGCTCAAGGACCTGATCATCGTCGGCGGGCGCAACCACTACCCGCAGGACCTGGAGGCGACCGCCGAGACGGCGCACCCGATGGTCAGGCGGGGCTGCGTGGTGGCGTTCGGCGACGCGCCGCTCGTCGTGGTCGCCGAGGTCAAGCCCGGCGCCACCGAGGAGCAGCTCGGGCAGGTCCGCGCGGCCGTCCGCACCGCCGTCGCCGCCGGGCACGGCGTCCAGGTGGACGAGGTCGTGCTGATCGCGGCCGGCACCATGCCCAAGACGTCCAGCGGCAAGCTGCAGCGGC
- a CDS encoding MFS transporter: protein MQLRTFLIAGVASFMAALDTLVVTTALPTIREQFGASLESMEWTVNVFTLCYAVFLLTAAALGDRFGRKRVFVLGLVLFTASSAAAASAGSIGMLVLARAIQGLGTAMIIPLALTLLVGATRPERRGAAIAGLGGMVGLGIALGPWIGGAVVQYGSWQAVFWINVPVGLVLVPLAALLLAEGGTAQRRLDVRGILLMMTGLFGVVFGLIRSVTLGWAHLQVLLPLVAGVAVLVVFAWWERVAAEPVLPPRLFRSRGFTLSNLASTLMQGGMLGTVFLLTQFLQLVLAYGPLDAGVRTLPWTLLPALVAPLAGVFGDRLGVRRLMVASAILQGAALACFAVVVAPAVPYSLLWPGMVVAGAGMGLFYAVAARQPLDFVPPAEEGLAAGVNNAMRQIGIVLGVAVLAGVFAATGGYGTPALFVSGLRASLWVGVAILGVAAVAAWLVPPSAPRPDPRPQSLATTASGGGDQPARPLTP from the coding sequence ATGCAGCTGCGCACATTCCTGATCGCGGGCGTCGCCAGTTTCATGGCGGCACTCGACACCCTCGTCGTCACCACGGCGCTGCCCACGATCCGGGAGCAGTTCGGCGCGTCGCTGGAGAGCATGGAGTGGACGGTCAACGTCTTCACGCTCTGCTACGCCGTCTTCCTGCTGACCGCCGCCGCGCTCGGCGACCGGTTCGGCAGGAAGCGGGTGTTCGTGCTGGGGCTCGTGCTGTTCACCGCGTCGTCCGCGGCGGCTGCGTCGGCAGGCTCCATCGGCATGCTGGTGCTCGCTCGGGCGATCCAGGGGCTGGGCACCGCGATGATCATCCCGCTGGCGCTGACGCTCCTGGTCGGCGCCACGCGGCCCGAGCGGCGCGGCGCCGCGATCGCCGGGCTCGGCGGCATGGTGGGCCTCGGCATCGCGCTCGGGCCGTGGATCGGCGGCGCCGTGGTGCAGTACGGGTCGTGGCAGGCCGTGTTCTGGATCAACGTCCCGGTGGGGCTGGTCCTCGTGCCGCTGGCCGCGCTGCTCCTCGCCGAGGGCGGCACGGCGCAGCGGCGGCTCGACGTGCGGGGCATCCTGCTGATGATGACCGGGCTGTTCGGGGTGGTCTTCGGGCTGATCCGCAGCGTCACCCTCGGCTGGGCGCACCTCCAGGTGCTGCTGCCGCTGGTGGCCGGCGTGGCCGTGCTGGTGGTGTTCGCGTGGTGGGAGCGGGTGGCGGCCGAGCCCGTCCTGCCGCCCCGCCTGTTCCGCAGCCGCGGGTTCACGCTGTCCAACCTCGCCTCGACGCTGATGCAGGGCGGCATGCTCGGCACGGTGTTCCTGCTGACGCAGTTCCTGCAGCTCGTGCTGGCCTACGGGCCGCTCGACGCGGGCGTGCGGACGTTACCGTGGACGCTGCTGCCCGCCCTGGTCGCGCCGCTGGCCGGCGTCTTCGGTGACCGGCTCGGGGTCAGGCGGCTGATGGTGGCCAGCGCCATCCTGCAGGGAGCGGCGCTGGCCTGCTTCGCCGTCGTGGTGGCGCCCGCCGTGCCGTACTCACTGCTGTGGCCCGGCATGGTCGTGGCCGGGGCCGGCATGGGCCTGTTCTACGCGGTGGCGGCCAGGCAGCCGCTCGACTTCGTCCCGCCCGCCGAGGAGGGCCTCGCGGCCGGCGTCAACAACGCGATGCGCCAGATCGGGATCGTCCTGGGCGTGGCCGTCCTGGCCGGGGTCTTCGCGGCCACCGGCGGCTACGGCACGCCCGCGCTCTTCGTCTCCGGCCTGCGCGCGTCCCTGTGGGTCGGGGTCGCGATCCTGGGCGTGGCGGCGGTGGCGGCCTGGCTCGTCCCGCCCTCGGCGCCCCGCCCCGACCCCCGACCTCAATCCCTGGCCACAACGGCGAGCGGCGGCGGCGACCAACCGGCACGACCGCTCACGCCATGA
- a CDS encoding LuxR C-terminal-related transcriptional regulator, whose product MDEHTLLREVLGEVLLAEDDFCVLADSADFESSVALIARTRPDIVLIDIDKPHGSPGGVVRRLREASPRSVVAVLSMYDDARIVQEMIRAGVRCYLHKGITRRDLVASLRSVAGAGEQVTLTVPHGTIANLDADFAGPLSRREKEVIALVAAAMSNRQIATHLSVTEGTVKRHLRNIFHKLGAVSRIDAVNKYKALGECATYPWSAARV is encoded by the coding sequence GTGGACGAGCACACGCTGCTCCGCGAGGTCCTGGGAGAGGTGCTCCTGGCCGAGGACGACTTCTGCGTGCTGGCGGACTCGGCGGACTTCGAGTCGTCCGTCGCGCTGATCGCCAGGACCAGGCCGGACATCGTACTGATCGACATCGACAAGCCGCACGGCAGCCCGGGTGGCGTCGTGCGGCGCCTGCGGGAGGCCTCGCCGCGCTCGGTCGTGGCGGTGCTCAGCATGTACGACGACGCGCGGATCGTGCAGGAGATGATCAGGGCGGGGGTGCGCTGCTACCTGCACAAGGGCATCACGCGGCGAGACCTGGTGGCATCACTGCGCAGCGTGGCGGGGGCCGGCGAGCAGGTGACGCTGACGGTGCCGCACGGCACGATCGCCAATCTGGACGCCGACTTCGCGGGCCCGCTGTCCAGGCGGGAGAAGGAGGTCATCGCGCTCGTCGCGGCGGCCATGAGCAACCGCCAGATCGCCACGCACCTGTCGGTGACGGAGGGCACCGTCAAGCGGCATCTGCGCAACATCTTCCACAAGCTGGGCGCCGTGTCGCGGATCGACGCGGTCAACAAGTACAAGGCGCTCGGCGAGTGCGCGACGTATCCCTGGTCTGCCGCGCGAGTGTAG
- a CDS encoding MerR family transcriptional regulator, producing MRIAELSRRADVPVPTIKYYLREGLLSPGERTSYNQAQYTEEHVRRLRLVRALLEVGGLSVAATRDVLEKMDAPGMSLIDQAGKAQFAMTVTPKVAKDEAWQSAEEETQALIERLGWKVRPTNPARLTLASALATLHRLGKTDQLKLLEIYARAAREVAEAELGQLIQDSEPEAILETAVVWTALGDVVFSALRRFAHEDVAYGDAQLD from the coding sequence ATGCGCATCGCGGAGCTGAGCCGCAGGGCCGACGTGCCCGTCCCGACGATCAAGTACTACCTGCGCGAAGGCCTCCTGTCCCCCGGCGAGCGCACCAGCTACAACCAGGCGCAATACACCGAGGAGCACGTCCGCAGGCTCCGCCTGGTGCGGGCGCTGCTGGAGGTCGGCGGGCTCAGCGTCGCCGCCACCCGCGACGTCCTGGAGAAGATGGACGCCCCCGGCATGAGCCTCATCGACCAGGCGGGCAAGGCCCAGTTCGCGATGACCGTCACGCCGAAGGTGGCCAAGGACGAGGCCTGGCAGTCCGCCGAGGAGGAGACCCAGGCGCTGATCGAGCGGCTCGGCTGGAAGGTGCGCCCGACCAACCCCGCCCGCCTGACGCTGGCCTCCGCGCTGGCCACGCTGCACCGGCTCGGCAAGACCGACCAGCTCAAGCTGCTGGAGATCTACGCCAGGGCCGCCCGCGAGGTCGCCGAGGCGGAGCTGGGCCAGCTCATCCAGGACTCCGAGCCCGAGGCCATCCTCGAGACCGCCGTGGTCTGGACGGCGCTCGGCGACGTCGTCTTCAGCGCGCTGCGCAGGTTCGCCCACGAGGACGTGGCCTACGGCGACGCCCAGCTCGACTGA
- a CDS encoding HAD family hydrolase: protein MTISIKAVWTDFGGVLTPPVGETFAAFCAKTGLPPDPLLTAVATVTASYGTDDFMLPLDTPLVTEEEWLRQIAAELAAHGIEAPMISFADAWFDGRRTNVEWLAQLHRVRERGLFVGMLSNMPPAWEPHWRRMVPPEGVFDDVVNSAQVGCRKPDPEIYELAAARAGVPAEQCVLIDDLAKNCAGARAAGWQAIEFADAAAAAEELDMLLGQSRVGAP from the coding sequence GTGACGATTTCCATAAAAGCCGTCTGGACGGATTTCGGCGGGGTCCTCACGCCGCCCGTCGGCGAGACGTTCGCGGCCTTCTGCGCGAAGACCGGCCTGCCGCCCGACCCGTTGCTGACCGCCGTCGCGACCGTGACCGCGAGCTACGGCACCGACGACTTCATGCTGCCCCTGGACACCCCGCTGGTCACCGAGGAGGAGTGGCTGCGGCAGATCGCCGCCGAGCTGGCCGCCCACGGGATCGAGGCGCCGATGATCAGCTTCGCCGACGCCTGGTTCGACGGCAGGCGGACCAACGTCGAGTGGCTCGCGCAGCTGCACCGCGTGCGCGAGCGTGGCCTGTTCGTCGGGATGTTGTCGAACATGCCGCCCGCGTGGGAGCCGCACTGGCGGCGCATGGTCCCGCCGGAGGGCGTCTTCGACGACGTGGTCAACTCCGCGCAGGTCGGCTGCCGGAAACCGGACCCGGAGATCTACGAGCTGGCCGCCGCCCGCGCCGGTGTGCCGGCGGAGCAGTGCGTGCTGATCGACGACCTGGCCAAGAACTGCGCGGGGGCCAGGGCCGCGGGGTGGCAGGCGATCGAGTTCGCCGATGCCGCCGCGGCGGCCGAGGAGCTGGACATGCTGCTCGGCCAGTCGCGGGTGGGCGCGCCCTAG
- a CDS encoding MMPL family transporter produces the protein MTAILFVVLGGVWGSGAGGVLGGGAGLDNPHGESSQANSLLAGTLGRHVADVVVMYESPTMSVDDPGFKQRVEAVVAKLPKDSYEWVETYYSTGSTDFVSEDRHKTYLAMQLPGAVEEEQVVVYNQILPLFDAPDLTERFGGLTAVGQQFNAISNRDLARAELLSFPLLIILLLVVFRSLIAASLPLAIAILVAVGSLVVLRIVGGLVDLSTAAINVVVILGLGLATDYALLIVNRFREELAAGREVEDAVVRATATAGRTVAVSGITVAVTLGGLIVFPSRFLTSLAYAGVSVVLFAVIAALTVLPALLSVAGRRIDSLRIPLLGRRRPEAEGTGWYRTAHRVMRRPVTVVLGITLALGALGVPLLGAVWTRPAEWALPADTDSVVVTRQLAEEFPYDPTKVISTVVRMPGPADTPEAKAQLDDFAQRLDRIEGVDRAEVTGTEGDLARITLGYSLSPYGQEIRDVVVKLRAEPPPPGATALFANRPAAIVDMLTMIGNGLPWMLLITSVVTFVVLFLAFGSVTLPIKTVLMNLLSLSAAFGAMVLIFQDGFLAGPLGFTAPGFIDANMPVMIAAIAFGLAMDYEVFMLARIREHYLVSRDPVESVAVGVQHTARIVTAAALLLGVVVGAFVITNVTVLKMIGVGVVVALVVDATIVRGLLVPASMKLLGHWAWWSPRPLARWWERHGMPEPEQSAAPPAPPVHVPDTAVRN, from the coding sequence GTGACCGCGATCCTGTTCGTCGTCCTGGGCGGCGTCTGGGGCTCCGGGGCGGGTGGCGTCCTGGGCGGCGGCGCCGGGCTCGACAACCCCCATGGCGAGTCCTCCCAGGCCAACAGCCTGCTGGCCGGCACACTCGGCCGGCACGTCGCGGACGTCGTGGTCATGTATGAGAGCCCGACCATGTCCGTGGACGACCCGGGCTTCAAGCAGCGGGTCGAGGCGGTCGTCGCCAAGCTGCCCAAGGACTCCTACGAATGGGTGGAGACCTACTACTCCACCGGCTCCACCGACTTCGTCTCGGAAGACCGGCACAAGACCTACCTGGCCATGCAGCTCCCCGGCGCCGTCGAGGAGGAGCAGGTCGTCGTCTACAACCAGATCCTGCCGCTGTTCGACGCCCCCGACCTCACCGAGCGCTTCGGCGGGCTGACCGCGGTGGGCCAGCAGTTCAACGCGATCAGCAACCGCGACCTGGCCAGGGCCGAGCTGCTGTCGTTCCCGCTGCTGATCATCCTGCTGCTGGTGGTCTTCCGCAGCCTGATCGCCGCCTCGCTGCCGCTGGCCATCGCCATCCTGGTGGCGGTCGGGTCGCTGGTGGTGCTGCGCATCGTGGGCGGGCTCGTCGACCTGTCCACCGCCGCGATCAACGTGGTGGTGATCCTCGGGCTGGGGCTGGCGACCGACTACGCGCTGCTCATCGTCAACAGGTTCCGAGAAGAGCTGGCCGCCGGGCGGGAGGTCGAGGACGCCGTCGTCCGGGCGACCGCCACGGCCGGCCGCACCGTCGCCGTCTCCGGCATCACCGTCGCGGTCACCCTGGGCGGCCTGATCGTCTTCCCGTCCCGGTTCCTGACCTCGCTGGCCTACGCCGGCGTGAGCGTCGTGCTGTTCGCCGTGATCGCCGCGCTCACCGTGCTGCCCGCGCTGCTGTCGGTGGCCGGCCGCCGCATCGACTCGCTGCGCATCCCGCTGCTCGGGCGGCGCCGCCCGGAGGCCGAGGGCACCGGGTGGTACCGCACCGCGCACCGCGTCATGCGCCGCCCGGTCACCGTCGTGCTGGGCATCACCCTCGCGCTGGGCGCGCTCGGCGTGCCGCTGCTGGGCGCCGTGTGGACCAGGCCGGCCGAGTGGGCGCTGCCCGCCGACACCGACAGCGTCGTGGTGACCAGGCAGCTCGCCGAGGAGTTCCCGTACGACCCGACCAAGGTGATCAGCACGGTCGTGCGCATGCCGGGCCCGGCGGACACGCCGGAGGCCAAGGCGCAGCTCGACGACTTCGCCCAGCGGCTCGACCGGATCGAGGGCGTGGACCGCGCGGAGGTGACCGGCACCGAGGGCGACCTCGCCCGCATCACCCTGGGCTACTCCCTGTCCCCCTACGGCCAGGAGATCAGAGACGTAGTGGTGAAGCTGCGGGCGGAGCCGCCGCCGCCGGGCGCCACCGCGCTGTTCGCCAACCGGCCGGCGGCCATCGTCGACATGCTCACCATGATCGGCAACGGGCTGCCGTGGATGTTGCTGATCACCTCGGTGGTCACGTTCGTGGTGCTGTTCCTGGCGTTCGGATCGGTCACGCTGCCCATCAAGACCGTGCTGATGAATCTGCTGTCGTTGTCGGCCGCGTTCGGCGCGATGGTGCTGATCTTCCAGGACGGGTTCCTGGCGGGGCCGCTCGGGTTCACGGCGCCCGGGTTCATCGACGCCAACATGCCCGTCATGATCGCGGCGATCGCGTTCGGCCTGGCGATGGACTACGAAGTCTTCATGCTGGCCCGCATCCGCGAGCACTACCTGGTCTCGCGTGACCCGGTGGAGTCCGTGGCGGTCGGCGTGCAGCACACCGCGCGCATCGTGACGGCGGCGGCGCTGCTGCTGGGCGTGGTCGTGGGCGCCTTCGTCATCACGAACGTCACCGTCCTGAAGATGATCGGGGTCGGCGTGGTGGTGGCGCTCGTCGTCGACGCGACCATCGTGCGCGGGCTGCTCGTCCCGGCGTCGATGAAACTGCTCGGCCACTGGGCGTGGTGGTCGCCACGGCCGCTGGCGCGCTGGTGGGAGCGGCACGGAATGCCGGAGCCGGAGCAGAGTGCCGCGCCGCCGGCGCCGCCCGTGCACGTCCCGGATACGGCCGTCCGCAACTGA
- a CDS encoding aldo/keto reductase, whose protein sequence is MSPICLGGMMFGWWGENGPEETGKLIQRALDAGVNFIDTADVYANGESEELIGRYLAESGLRDELVLATKVHGQMGEGPNRGGNSRAWIMRAVEDSLRRLRTDRIDLYQIHRPDPSVDLDETLGALTDLVRAGKVRYIGCSTFPAHRVVESHWVAERRHRERFASEQPPYSILARAVEADLLPVCRQYGMGVLAWSPLAGGWLSGRYREGAELPQSRRAALLPARYDMELEENRRKLAAAERLAVLAEQSGLSLVQLALQFVMQHPAVTSAIIGPRTMDHLESHLQALDARLTADVLDAIDEIVPPGLTINAADTGWRPPELLDPALRRRG, encoded by the coding sequence GTGAGTCCGATCTGTCTCGGCGGGATGATGTTCGGCTGGTGGGGTGAGAACGGCCCGGAAGAGACCGGGAAGCTCATCCAGCGGGCCCTCGACGCCGGGGTGAACTTCATCGACACCGCCGACGTCTACGCCAACGGCGAGTCCGAGGAGCTGATCGGCCGCTACCTGGCCGAGAGCGGCCTGCGCGACGAGCTCGTGCTCGCCACCAAGGTCCACGGCCAGATGGGCGAGGGCCCCAACCGCGGCGGCAACAGCCGGGCGTGGATCATGCGGGCCGTCGAGGACAGCCTGCGCCGCCTGCGTACGGACCGGATCGACCTCTACCAGATCCACCGCCCCGACCCCTCCGTGGACCTCGACGAGACGCTGGGCGCCCTGACCGACCTCGTGCGCGCCGGCAAGGTGCGCTACATCGGCTGCTCCACCTTCCCCGCCCACCGGGTCGTCGAGTCCCACTGGGTCGCCGAGCGGCGGCACAGGGAGCGGTTCGCCAGTGAGCAGCCTCCGTACTCGATCCTGGCCCGCGCGGTCGAGGCCGACCTGCTGCCGGTGTGCCGGCAGTACGGCATGGGCGTGCTGGCGTGGAGCCCGCTGGCGGGCGGCTGGCTGTCCGGGCGCTACCGCGAGGGCGCCGAGCTGCCGCAGAGCAGGCGCGCCGCGCTGCTGCCCGCCCGCTACGACATGGAGCTGGAGGAGAACCGGCGCAAGCTCGCCGCGGCCGAGCGGCTGGCGGTGCTGGCGGAGCAGTCGGGGCTGTCGCTGGTGCAGCTCGCGCTGCAGTTCGTGATGCAGCACCCGGCGGTCACCTCGGCCATCATCGGCCCGCGCACCATGGACCACCTGGAGAGCCACCTGCAGGCCCTGGACGCCCGGCTCACGGCCGACGTGCTGGACGCCATCGACGAGATCGTGCCGCCCGGGCTGACGATCAACGCCGCCGACACCGGGTGGCGGCCGCCCGAGCTGCTCGACCCCGCCCTGCGGCGCAGAGGGTAG